One segment of Mobula birostris isolate sMobBir1 chromosome 29, sMobBir1.hap1, whole genome shotgun sequence DNA contains the following:
- the LOC140189966 gene encoding C3a anaphylatoxin chemotactic receptor-like isoform X2 has product MKRSVNTVWFLNLAVADLTYCLTLPFQMANIALGNTWPRDNVLCKLLPSAIVLNMYASVFLLTMISIDRCLAVTRPIWSQTHRSLPWVRAACLGAWGLAFLMCLPTLLTRQIYIDSELGLIACTLSYTRTYIGDRTKEVVEVTRALFAFIFPFLIMASCYLLIGQKLQRGKFAKSSKTRKPIRLIAFVVAAFFICWLPYHIFGLAQAFFKHQVAFIWDNLSVGLASLNSALNPILYVFAGRDFRQVFRRSLSSSLRLAFAEEPTESACSTHIKTISRTVASV; this is encoded by the coding sequence ATGAAACGGAGTGTCAACACGGtgtggttcctgaacctggctgtgGCAGATCTGACCTACtgcctcaccctccccttccagaTGGCTAACATTGCCCTGGGAAACACCTGGCCGAGAGACAACGTCCTCTGTAAGCTCCTTCCCTCAGCCATCGTCCTCAACATGTACGCCAGTGTCTTCCTATTGACCATGATCAGCATCGACCGCTGCCTGGCCGTCACTAGACCcatctggtcccagactcaccgGTCCCTGCCTTGGGTGCGTGCGGCCTGCCTTGGAGCCTGGGGCCTCGCCTTCCTCATGTGCCTGCCCACTCTGCTGACACGGCAGATATACATAGATTCTGAGCTCGGCTTAATTGCCTGCACCTTGAGCTACACCAGGACTTACATTGGAGACCGGACCAAGGAGGTGGTGGAGGTGACACGGGCCctctttgccttcatcttccccttcctcaTCATGGCATCCTGCTACCTCCTGATCGGCCAGAAGCTGCAGAGGGGCAAGTTCGCCAAGTCCAGCAAGACCAGGAAGCCTATCCGCCTCATTGCATTTGTAGTTGCCGCCTTTTTCATCTGCTGGCTCCCATACCACATCTTTGGCCTAGCTCAGGCTTTCTTCAAACATCAAGTGGCCTTCATCTGGGATAACTTGTCCGTGGGCCTAGCCTCCCTCAACAGCGCCCTGAACCCCATCCTCTATGTCTTCGCCGGCCGTGACTTCCGCCAGGTCTTCCGGCGCTCCCTGTCCAGCTCGCTCCGTTTGGCCTTTGCTGAGGAGCCGACAGAGTCAGCCTGCAGCACCCACATCAAGACCATCTCCAGGACGGTTGCCAGTGTGTGA
- the LOC140189966 gene encoding C3a anaphylatoxin chemotactic receptor-like isoform X1 — protein MYYSGDDYFFNTTFFENYTDEILIMDNRTKLPASSSLSIFVYTLTFLLGVPGNGAVIWVTGFKMKRSVNTVWFLNLAVADLTYCLTLPFQMANIALGNTWPRDNVLCKLLPSAIVLNMYASVFLLTMISIDRCLAVTRPIWSQTHRSLPWVRAACLGAWGLAFLMCLPTLLTRQIYIDSELGLIACTLSYTRTYIGDRTKEVVEVTRALFAFIFPFLIMASCYLLIGQKLQRGKFAKSSKTRKPIRLIAFVVAAFFICWLPYHIFGLAQAFFKHQVAFIWDNLSVGLASLNSALNPILYVFAGRDFRQVFRRSLSSSLRLAFAEEPTESACSTHIKTISRTVASV, from the coding sequence ATGTACTATTCTGGAGATGATTACTTTTTCAATACTACTTTCTTTGAAAACTACACTGATGAGATCTTAATTATGGATAACAGGACCAAACTGCCAGCATCCTCCAGCTTGTCCATCTTTGTCTACACGCTCACTTTCCTGTTGGGGGTCCCTGGCAACGGTGCTGTCATCTGGGTGACAGGCTTCAAGATGAAACGGAGTGTCAACACGGtgtggttcctgaacctggctgtgGCAGATCTGACCTACtgcctcaccctccccttccagaTGGCTAACATTGCCCTGGGAAACACCTGGCCGAGAGACAACGTCCTCTGTAAGCTCCTTCCCTCAGCCATCGTCCTCAACATGTACGCCAGTGTCTTCCTATTGACCATGATCAGCATCGACCGCTGCCTGGCCGTCACTAGACCcatctggtcccagactcaccgGTCCCTGCCTTGGGTGCGTGCGGCCTGCCTTGGAGCCTGGGGCCTCGCCTTCCTCATGTGCCTGCCCACTCTGCTGACACGGCAGATATACATAGATTCTGAGCTCGGCTTAATTGCCTGCACCTTGAGCTACACCAGGACTTACATTGGAGACCGGACCAAGGAGGTGGTGGAGGTGACACGGGCCctctttgccttcatcttccccttcctcaTCATGGCATCCTGCTACCTCCTGATCGGCCAGAAGCTGCAGAGGGGCAAGTTCGCCAAGTCCAGCAAGACCAGGAAGCCTATCCGCCTCATTGCATTTGTAGTTGCCGCCTTTTTCATCTGCTGGCTCCCATACCACATCTTTGGCCTAGCTCAGGCTTTCTTCAAACATCAAGTGGCCTTCATCTGGGATAACTTGTCCGTGGGCCTAGCCTCCCTCAACAGCGCCCTGAACCCCATCCTCTATGTCTTCGCCGGCCGTGACTTCCGCCAGGTCTTCCGGCGCTCCCTGTCCAGCTCGCTCCGTTTGGCCTTTGCTGAGGAGCCGACAGAGTCAGCCTGCAGCACCCACATCAAGACCATCTCCAGGACGGTTGCCAGTGTGTGA